One Candidatus Woesearchaeota archaeon DNA segment encodes these proteins:
- a CDS encoding nitroreductase has product MAEKKGKYVQYEESQNPWETSESDFPEMGRPAEKLRFMLNYAVLAPSIYNIQPWIFKILDNEAYMYADMSRKLPIADPDHRQILISCGAALFNLKCAIEHFRYTYKMELCPSTTSPDLLATISLGNKSGQYYYRDNLFHAIKLRRTKWLRFKDQKIPDILLDNLKEVACLHNTWFQVVHLNDKDNVITDLIVQAKSALSKNRDFCNELASWLRSHNSSLDGLSSRTKGYSPLVSVLIPLLARNFKLGNSITTKNQDHILNTSTLAVLGTQDDTPLEWLHAGMSLQNILLHATTVGLSYSFVNDPIVVPELRKKLSEVLNREGYPQIFLRFGYSPDIEPTPRRPVGDVLI; this is encoded by the coding sequence ATGGCTGAAAAGAAGGGCAAATATGTGCAGTATGAGGAATCCCAGAATCCATGGGAAACATCAGAGTCTGATTTCCCCGAGATGGGGCGGCCTGCCGAGAAGCTGCGTTTTATGCTGAACTATGCTGTATTGGCTCCATCAATATATAACATCCAACCATGGATTTTCAAAATCTTGGACAATGAGGCATATATGTATGCTGACATGAGCCGAAAACTTCCCATTGCAGACCCGGACCACCGGCAAATCCTAATATCCTGTGGCGCAGCTTTGTTCAATCTTAAATGTGCCATCGAGCATTTTAGGTATACTTATAAAATGGAATTGTGCCCAAGCACGACATCACCTGATCTGCTGGCTACCATCAGCCTCGGCAACAAGTCGGGGCAGTATTATTACCGTGATAACCTCTTCCATGCCATTAAGCTCAGAAGGACAAAATGGTTGAGGTTTAAAGACCAGAAAATACCTGATATTCTTCTTGACAACCTGAAGGAAGTGGCCTGTCTTCACAACACGTGGTTTCAGGTAGTTCACTTGAATGACAAAGACAACGTTATTACTGACCTGATTGTTCAGGCAAAATCGGCCCTATCGAAAAATAGGGATTTTTGCAACGAGCTGGCTTCGTGGCTGCGTTCTCACAACTCTTCTTTGGATGGCCTTAGCAGCCGGACAAAGGGATATAGCCCGCTTGTATCAGTGCTGATCCCGTTGCTTGCCCGAAATTTTAAGTTGGGGAATAGCATAACCACCAAGAATCAAGACCATATACTCAATACATCTACTTTAGCCGTGCTGGGCACACAAGATGACACTCCCCTGGAATGGCTCCATGCCGGCATGTCCCTGCAAAACATCCTGCTTCATGCAACAACAGTTGGGTTAAGCTATTCCTTTGTCAATGATCCGATTGTGGTTCCTGAGCTTAGGAAAAAACTCTCTGAAGTCCTTAACCGCGAAGGATATCCTCAGATCTTCCTTCGTTTTGGATACAGCCCGGACATTGAGCCCACTCCAAGACGCCCTGTTGGAGATGTTCTTATTTGA
- a CDS encoding phosphate uptake regulator PhoU gives MKRKIALIGPSTLMVSLPSKWAKANSLRKGAEIDVEEREKQLIVSAEPSKPKVKRLNLEAKDIGMPHKNILAYVYHKGYDEVRLNFSGDEAENSLLLKISELIGFEVVSQTDTSCTVRSITDVKSEEYESMLRRTFLLQLEMGESCYRALASGKFQELGGISLHEGTNNKYTDFCKRVLNKYGYANPENTLFMYAIVRDLEKIADVYKAICLYFFRETDYRIDRAVLDAVRETNMMFRLLYELFYKFDPSKAKEFYRIKNEASGKTLHLLGKVKGREIILLHHIMTAQDLIFDLYGPYYAMRL, from the coding sequence ATGAAGCGGAAGATTGCACTTATTGGCCCTTCAACGCTGATGGTCAGCCTGCCCAGCAAGTGGGCAAAGGCCAACAGCCTGAGGAAGGGAGCGGAGATAGATGTTGAGGAAAGGGAAAAGCAGCTGATTGTATCTGCCGAGCCGAGCAAGCCCAAGGTAAAGAGATTGAACCTCGAAGCTAAGGACATAGGCATGCCGCACAAGAACATCCTGGCCTATGTCTACCATAAGGGGTACGATGAGGTCAGGCTGAACTTCTCAGGCGATGAAGCAGAAAATTCCCTGCTTTTGAAAATCTCCGAGCTTATTGGCTTTGAAGTTGTGTCGCAGACCGACACGAGCTGCACCGTCAGGAGCATAACTGATGTAAAAAGCGAGGAATATGAAAGCATGCTCCGGCGCACTTTTTTGCTGCAGCTGGAAATGGGGGAATCCTGCTATCGGGCTTTGGCCAGCGGTAAATTCCAAGAGCTGGGAGGCATTTCGCTGCACGAAGGAACAAACAACAAATACACTGATTTTTGCAAAAGGGTATTGAACAAGTATGGCTATGCCAACCCCGAGAATACGTTGTTCATGTATGCGATTGTACGCGACCTTGAAAAGATTGCGGATGTATATAAGGCAATTTGCCTTTACTTTTTCAGGGAGACAGATTACAGGATAGACAGGGCAGTCCTGGATGCGGTCAGGGAAACAAACATGATGTTCAGGCTGCTGTATGAACTGTTTTACAAATTTGACCCCTCCAAGGCAAAGGAATTTTATAGAATCAAGAATGAGGCTTCGGGCAAAACACTGCATTTGCTGGGAAAGGTGAAAGGCAGGGAAATCATACTGCTGCACCACATTATGACAGCACAGGACCTGATATTTGACCTTTACGGGCCGTATTATGCAATGAGGTTGTGA
- a CDS encoding Lrp/AsnC family transcriptional regulator has protein sequence MTKEDEKMMEKRDALILSHLRNDARETLTRMSRKTSIPVSTIYDRLKAQESSIIKRYTALLDFNELGYNARCKVILKIAREKKEALEKFLISHISVNSLYKINNGFDFLVEGIFKSIKESEDFLEALEIKFGVKTKQVYYIIDDIKRESFMSDPELLGILGLV, from the coding sequence TTGACAAAGGAGGATGAGAAGATGATGGAAAAAAGGGATGCCCTGATATTGAGCCATTTGAGGAATGATGCCCGCGAGACCTTGACGCGGATGAGCAGGAAAACGTCTATTCCTGTGTCAACAATCTATGACAGGCTAAAGGCGCAGGAGAGCAGCATCATCAAAAGATACACTGCTTTGCTTGACTTCAATGAGCTTGGCTACAACGCAAGATGCAAGGTAATACTGAAGATTGCGCGGGAAAAAAAGGAGGCGCTTGAAAAATTTCTCATAAGCCATATCAGCGTCAACAGCCTGTACAAAATCAACAATGGCTTCGATTTTCTGGTCGAGGGCATTTTCAAGAGCATAAAGGAGAGCGAGGATTTCCTGGAGGCCCTTGAAATCAAATTCGGCGTGAAAACAAAACAGGTCTACTATATAATTGACGACATCAAACGCGAATCCTTTATGAGCGACCCGGAACTGCTGGGAATATTGGGATTGGTTTAG
- a CDS encoding ribonuclease H-like domain-containing protein, whose translation MAETYFVVDIETCPHDLERHFSMTEEERKELLNPIDSRIVALGLRSNGKNFIFQSDDEAEMLYKFWQEWEKCRSTSPFINPVGFNILNFDLPFLAARSFILGVKVPPINLKNAIDLREKINAYRYDPKRGKLKEFAELLGLRVMDVDGADVARLCKEGDYAKLKEYLENDLIITDALYKRAVETNVVKITKW comes from the coding sequence ATGGCTGAAACTTATTTTGTGGTGGACATTGAAACATGCCCTCATGACCTGGAAAGGCATTTTTCCATGACTGAAGAGGAAAGAAAGGAGCTGCTCAACCCAATAGATTCCAGGATAGTTGCCTTGGGCTTGCGGAGCAATGGGAAGAATTTTATCTTCCAGTCCGATGACGAGGCAGAAATGCTGTATAAATTCTGGCAGGAGTGGGAGAAATGCAGGAGCACAAGCCCGTTCATCAATCCTGTCGGGTTCAATATCCTGAATTTCGACCTTCCATTTCTGGCCGCGAGAAGCTTTATACTTGGAGTGAAAGTTCCGCCAATCAATCTCAAGAATGCTATTGACCTGCGGGAAAAAATCAATGCCTATCGCTATGACCCAAAGCGGGGCAAGCTGAAGGAATTCGCAGAACTGCTCGGCCTTAGGGTCATGGACGTCGACGGCGCTGATGTCGCCAGGCTTTGCAAGGAAGGGGATTATGCAAAACTAAAGGAATACCTTGAAAATGACCTGATTATAACTGACGCGCTTTACAAAAGGGCCGTGGAGACAAATGTTGTCAAGATAACAAAATGGTAG
- a CDS encoding adenylosuccinate lyase, with protein sequence MDIFDNISPLDFRYYGRDKSVFSKLAPYLSEAAMIRYMLKVEVALTKTLAERKVCSRKIAEEVEKAAEKVTAEEVYVEEDRIKHNVRALANMIRKRLSPQAKPFVHFTATSHDIISTAEAMRCREAGENALIPSLLSLEKTLIGIALREKETLQIGRTHGQHAEPITFGFALSEYVSRLGTRIVALKQATENLRGKISGAVGAYNASGLFFKDPEGFENDVLKKLGLKPATHSTQIVEPEFLADYVHAVISAMGVMANLADDMRHLQRSEIAEVGEAFGKEQVGSSTMPHKRNPISFENVKSMWKVFMPRMSTVYSDQISEHQRDLSNSASSRFVPEILAGLVIMAARLEKAMLKLSVDRENIQKNFEKNSSMIVAEPLYILLAAHNHPDAHEHVRKLTMESQQKNVPLAELVFADPGLKPYLAKFTRDQIAILKNPAKYTGIAAGKTESVCRHWKKELKI encoded by the coding sequence ATGGACATATTCGACAATATATCCCCTCTTGATTTCAGGTATTATGGCAGGGATAAGTCTGTGTTCTCAAAATTGGCTCCATACCTTTCTGAGGCGGCGATGATTAGGTACATGCTTAAAGTTGAAGTCGCGCTCACAAAAACGCTCGCTGAGAGAAAAGTCTGCTCCAGGAAAATTGCAGAGGAAGTGGAAAAGGCCGCTGAAAAGGTCACGGCAGAAGAGGTTTATGTTGAGGAAGACAGGATTAAGCACAATGTCAGGGCATTGGCAAACATGATTAGGAAGCGATTGAGCCCCCAGGCCAAGCCGTTCGTGCATTTCACGGCAACGAGCCATGACATCATCAGCACAGCAGAGGCAATGCGCTGCAGGGAAGCCGGGGAAAATGCATTAATACCCTCTTTGTTATCGCTCGAAAAAACCCTGATAGGCATTGCATTGAGGGAAAAAGAAACCCTGCAGATAGGCAGGACACACGGCCAGCACGCGGAGCCAATAACATTCGGCTTTGCATTGTCCGAATATGTCTCCAGGCTCGGCACAAGGATTGTTGCACTAAAGCAGGCCACAGAAAACCTGCGTGGAAAAATCTCAGGCGCAGTTGGCGCCTACAATGCATCAGGGTTGTTTTTCAAGGACCCTGAAGGCTTTGAAAATGATGTGCTGAAAAAATTGGGACTTAAGCCCGCAACGCATTCAACGCAGATTGTTGAGCCGGAATTTTTGGCAGATTATGTTCATGCAGTCATTTCAGCCATGGGCGTCATGGCAAACCTTGCAGATGACATGAGGCATCTCCAGAGAAGCGAGATCGCAGAGGTTGGCGAGGCATTTGGAAAGGAGCAGGTCGGCTCGTCCACGATGCCGCACAAGCGCAATCCAATAAGCTTTGAGAATGTCAAAAGCATGTGGAAGGTGTTTATGCCCAGGATGTCAACTGTTTATTCTGACCAGATAAGCGAGCACCAGAGGGACCTGTCAAATTCAGCCTCATCAAGGTTTGTGCCGGAAATCTTGGCAGGACTGGTCATTATGGCTGCCAGGCTCGAAAAGGCCATGCTCAAGCTTTCAGTTGACAGGGAAAATATCCAAAAGAACTTTGAGAAGAACAGCAGCATGATTGTTGCAGAGCCGCTGTACATCCTGCTGGCAGCGCACAACCATCCGGACGCCCACGAGCATGTGAGAAAGCTTACGATGGAAAGCCAGCAAAAAAATGTGCCATTGGCAGAATTGGTCTTCGCAGATCCAGGATTAAAGCCTTACCTTGCCAAATTCACAAGAGACCAGATTGCTATTCTCAAAAACCCGGCAAAGTACACAGGCATTGCCGCTGGGAAAACAGAAAGCGTCTGCAGGCATTGGAAAAAAGAATTGAAAATTTAG